Proteins encoded together in one Chrysemys picta bellii isolate R12L10 chromosome 22, ASM1138683v2, whole genome shotgun sequence window:
- the LOC135977035 gene encoding uncharacterized protein LOC135977035: MYAKRLKSDLVELCKQRRLRIGRLTKEQLIAQLEAEDRANELIPVSQGSSLANAAQAPVSVPAGSGQPAAEGFPRPLLPMPRGRVGRSPANTEGAVIPPASRGSPRRSPPASRGSSRRRSASGERNWLEWEKELKLRELEDREQQRQHEERQRQHEREEKERQHQREERQHQREREENERQRQHEERQRQENERQRQHDLELARLRGSEPPAAVSEGGPRTARSFDKCILAPYKEGEDMDNFLEAFETACELHRVDPADRLRVLTPLLDPKSVALYRQLGEAEKGDYELFKKALLREFGLTPEMYRGRFRSQDKTPEISYLQLAVRMERYASKWAGGAQTKEDLIKLLVLEQLYERCPSDLRLWLVDRKPENPRHAGQLADEFVKSRSGGGREEPQRNRPAVMQRESHPGTSQRGNMGNPLPRGMPSVRDNRPARGDPQDMSCYYCGRRGHVRAQCPKLKDRLSRPNPHRVNLVEAQTDEGQASHARGAGSLSTAQEREGPQASSSRGLDAPDSGFLVYTVGAGLSLRREYLVPLEVDGRKVNGYWDTGAEVTLARPEVVAPDQVVPNSYLTLTGVGGTPVKVPVARVHLKWGAKEGPKDVGVHPYLPTEVLMGGDLENWPSNPQKALVVTRSQSRRGALRPGLGGGALPEAQDPNLVGRERPGTRLREAAASDPAGEKEQVAIPVPAAEFQAELQRDPSLRKIRDLADLNAVQTMERGGRKRFLWEKGFLYREWAPPGKMESGGIRRQLVVPQKYRRQLLCRAHDIPLSGHQGTWRTQQRLLRSFYWPGVFVTVRQYCGSCDPCQRGRKAWDKGKRALGPLPSIKDPFQRVAKVKRAALNQESPKHRPPDWSAGRRPQPSWNPRGMGVGKGHRPHKPSHMRTASAIKHPRPKGGRGTEGAWCNSHQGTGGMRGHPWERG, from the coding sequence atgtatgccaagcggcttaagagcgacctggtggagctgtgcaagcagaggcggctgcgcattgggaggctcaccaaagaacagctcatcgcccagctggaggcggaagatcgcgcgaatgaactgatccctgtgtctcagggaagcagcctggcaaatgcagcgcaggcaccagtgtctgtcccagctgggagtggtcagccggctgctgagggcttcccgagacccctccttcctatgcctaggggaagggtggggaggagcccagcaaataccgaaggcgccgtgatccccccggccagcagggggtccccccggcgaagcccgccggccagcagaggatcctcccggcgacgttcggcatccggggagcggaattggctggaatgggagaaagagctaaaactgagggagctggaggatcgtgaacaacagagacagcatgaagagagacagcgtcagcatgaacgggaggagaaagagagacagcatcagcgtgaagagagacagcatcagcgtgaacgggaggagaatgagagacagcggcagcatgaagagagacagagacaggagaatgagagacagcgtcagcatgacctggaactggcgagactgaggggcagcgaacccccggctgcggtgagtgaggggggacccaggactgcacggagctttgataagtgcatcctggccccatacaaggagggggaggacatggataacttcctggaggcctttgagacggcctgcgagctgcaccgggtggatcccgcggacagactccgggtccttacccccttactggaccccaaatccgtggcattgtaccgccaactgggagaggcagagaaaggggactacgaactattcaaaaaggccctgctacgtgagtttgggctgactcctgagatgtaccggggaaggttccggagtcaagataaaacccctgagatctcatatctgcaactagccgtccgcatggaaagatacgccagcaagtgggctggtggggcccagacgaaggaggacctgattaaactgctggtactggagcaactgtatgagcggtgcccatccgacctgaggctgtggttggtggacagaaagccagagaacccgcgacacgccgggcagctggctgatgagtttgtaaagagccggtcagggggtggcagggaggagccccaaaggaacaggcccgccgtgatgcagagagagagtcaccctgggacctcccaaagagggaatatggggaatcccctcccacggggaatgcccagcgtcagggacaaccgaccggctcgaggggacccacaggacatgagctgctattactgcggccgaagaggccacgttcgggcccagtgccccaagctcaaggacagactgagcagaccgaacccgcatagggttaacttggtagaggcccagacggacgaggggcaggcttctcacgcaagaggggctggcagcttatcaactgctcaagagagagaagggccccaggccagctcctctagggggctggatgccccagactcagggtttttggtttatacggtgggcgcggggctgtccctccggagagagtaccttgttcccctggaggtggatgggaggaaggtcaatggatactgggatacgggcgcagaggtgacgctggcccggcccgaggtggtggccccagatcaggtggtgcccaactcctacctgaccctgacgggggtgggcggaacaccagtcaaagtgcccgtggcaagggtacacctgaagtggggggccaaggagggccccaaggatgtgggggtacacccgtatctgcccactgaggtattgatggggggggacctggagaactggccaagcaacccccaaaaggcactggttgtgacccgcagtcagagccggcgaggggccctgcgccctggccttggggggggtgccttgcctgaggcgcaggaccctaacctggtggggagggaacgcccagggacgcggctcagggaggctgcagcttcggacccagcgggcgagaaagagcaggtggccatccctgtcccagctgctgagttccaggccgagttacagagagacccctccttgcggaagataagggacctggccgacctcaatgcggtacagaccatggaacgaggtggccggaaaaggttcctgtgggagaaggggttcctgtaccgagaatgggctcccccagggaaaatggagtcaggggggatcaggaggcagctggtggtaccccagaagtatcgccgccagctgctgtgccgggcccatgacattcccctctcagggcaccagggaacctggcgtacccagcagaggctgctacggagcttttactggcctggggtctttgttactgtccgacagtactgcggatcctgtgacccctgtcagagggggaggaaggcctgggacaaggggaaaagagctttaggacccttgcccagcataaaggatcctttccagagggtggccaaggttaaaagggcggctctaaaccaagagagcccaaagcacagacctccagactggagcgctgggagaagaccacagcccagttggaaccccagaggtatgggggtgggaaaagggcacaggccgcataaaccttcccacatgcgaactgcgagtgccatcaagcacccccgacctaagggggggcgtggaacggaaggggcctggtgtaattctcaccaaggaactggagggatgcgggggcatccatgggaacgggggtag